GccgatattttgaaatttaggcTTTGGAAGAGGAAGACAATCATTGAAAGGAAAGGAATCATTCCcgatggaatttttaaaaacttccgccatgcaatcaatcaatcatctATCAACTGctcaatttgattgatttagcGTAGTTGTAATTTTTACTCTGAGCTGGCGCAAGTGCGGTTGACAGTGAAGATTCaatatttcaatcaaaagtcTCGGACTCTCGGAGCTGGCGGTGCAGGGCTCAGCAGTCAGCACGTAACGTCACTTTCTCAAATTGGGTAATGTTCTCATGACTTGTTACACAATAAAGGATAAGTAGCGAATAGAGTTAATAGATGATGTCCGATTCGATGCTGTTCAACATGAGACAGACAGAAAATAGCGTCTCCATAACAAACTAAGATGTAAACACACCTGAGAAGCGTTTCTTAATCTCAGCCAAGGTTGGAACAAACGTTGAGGTTCGGGGAAAATTAGGACCGATGTCGAGTGGTTCAACGTCGGCACATAGCACCAACGTTAACAGTACGACATATTATAAACACGTGACAATATTTTGCTGGGTAAGTCGGTATCTAAGCGATGATACGTACATGTAAGTGAATCCACACCGTTACCATCACGGTGACCAACTAGTCAATCATTTATTGAGTTTAAATCATCATTCAATGCATTTGGGAGCGCTGCAGATTCGCATGTGCTTCTGCATGGTGGAAAGGACGAAGGGTTTGTTGCAGCATAGTACTAGCGCGCCGGTAACTCGCAATAGGCCTATTACGGTACATGCTGTTCCGCCAGCTCCGTAAAATtcgtaaaattaaaatattttcgacACATACCGTGTAGcttaggtttttctttttttttttaatgaactttCCAGgagagagacgacgacgagttgACACACTGAAATGTTGAGCTCAATGTTTGCGTATTTGGcttcaataaacataaaagatATTGGTATTTTTGGGGTCCTGCTAGCGCCTTCTAGTCACAAGGATCACGCGAAGCTTAgggaaatatttgaaaccgtGAAATAAGAATGCTTCCCATGCAAATATAAAGCGGTACGTCTTCATCAAAGCATTCAAGCATGGATTGATCAACTATGGTTCCCGTGAAAACGTAAAGCAGaagcaatttcattttttttatactgTAGTTTATTTTATAAGGATATGTTAGAATTTCTACACCATTATGCATAAAATGTTGTTATTGTCTGTAAGACAATTTACTCGTTGAgcacaagaagaaaatgtatGGTGTTGCTTAGCAAACCTTGCCGTTTAATCAATAAAAGTTGGGtaagaataaaatgaaagtCGCATTCCGTCAATGGAAGATTATGTATGCTGCCGTGAACTTGCTCAGCAACTGGAtgagcattttttaaaaggagacggcgaaaaattttttgaagtaagaggtcaatttaattttttaatgtgacGAATTCGTGAATGCGTTATGTGTAATTGTTGAGTTCACTCTACACAGGTATGGGAGTCTCTTGTAGGAAAACCCGAAGAATCTCTTGCTGATCCTAACTATGATCTGTTTCTCTTGGTTGATTTCAAATTACAAGTATATTTTACAGTTTTCCAAACTTCAATTAACAATGCGGAGAAGAAAgcgagaaaaaaattctctaaCTTTCTGCAAGAAAAAGGTTCCGTTTATTCCAAGTTTAATGAGTTGGCACCTTATTTTGCAATTCCATACATCGAGaaccaaaatcattttctgctGAATGAAATTCTTAAAgtaatattttgttatttcttgattaaactttaattctttttttttctttaattggaaataaattttttttttgctgtgtcGTCAATAGGATGAGTGGGTGCAACATTTAAAAACGCAATGGAAAGATTATTTAGAGAAGAGAATCACTCATATTCATGGTGATGACAAAATAAGACTTGaacaacaaaatagaaaatatttcaatttaaaagcCAAATTCACGAAATTAAAAGATGATCATAAGTCACTCTTAGGTATGCGTgcatttttgattaaaaattaaaaaaaaaaacttttttgtttaaatttgtattttacaCAGATTTGGCCACTCGTTTAGTTGCAGCTCTAGAGGAATCAATTCGGGGAGATACGAAATGTTCTCTTGAGACATTTGAAAACTACAATCAACAAATAATGATTTATTCTCATAGTCTTTTAAAAACGAATgtaattattgttttttatccAATAAAATGTCATAAgactaaaattaattattcttgAAGTTAAAAGAAGCAACactgatttaaattttaatttttcttgtagATTTCCGAGGGGGAGCAAAAAAGTTCTCTAGAGGTAGGTTTTCAATGGGAAGCTCGTTCCCTTCGGACATCGACATCAGTTGAAACAAttggttcaaaaaattctttgtAGATCGGaaaatcttatttatttacattatTGTCGATTATTATTAACCATTTACacacaacatttttaaagtggttttattgatttattcgaAATCTACCCgtggattttttgtttgtttgtttttatgatGTTAATTCGTTTCATTTAATCGTCTGTTCTATCAATATGTTGTTTTATCAtgcacacacaaataaaaagcgcttCGTGTTTACGTTTGCTAGTCATTTTAAAACTGTAATTAAACTAATTATGCATATAAAAAGTCTGCAGCGTCTGCACTAAAATCGTCAGTAACGAAGATggcatttcaatcttcaatgtAGGTGccgataaaaatatataataatacttttttgaaaaaaaaataagcctcGCGACATGGGCCTTTATCTAGAGACGACAGGGATAGTCCTTCATCGAGATCTCCAACTTTTTAGAAAGTTCTCcctttacataaaaaaaatttctggccTCCATCCTTTCTATTACCTTTTTCCGCGAACTCAACTTAACGTGAAAGTAAACATACCTGACcactgtcctttttttttagtgccgGGAAAAGCATCGTTGAATTTTGATCACGACCatactttctatttttttccccctccaaTAAACAGTTCAGGAAGAGTTTCGAGTTAGAGACTACCTCAGGGTCAACGGCAATTACGTTTACGTGCTTATTCTGCCAACAACTAGAACTTTattttaatagaaaatgaagaaacctAGTGTACTCCGATTGTTAGAACTTGGTGCAAATCATATGGCACGTGAAGAAAAACTTATCCGCGTTGCTtcagaaataaaatgatgaataTATTATTCTtggagaattttttgtttaataagGATAGAAAATaatcacaaaatattttaattttcatcatAAAGTTCAgcataagaaaaaatatgatcTCGATTTTCCAGGAAGTCATCTTCTTCCATTCCGGAACTGAAAAATCGCTGTAgacttttgatttcaatttttgatatTGCAGAATGAAGTTCTCTCAAACTGTGACCTAACGTTTCAGAACTATGAAGGCCTCCAAAAGTACGGAAGTGCGAAtgacctaaaaataaaattacaatcaattactaaaaaataatttaacagcTTCCAAACcagacatatttttttaaaaacaatataaACACAGTGTCAGGATCtaatataaaaacaaacaatatttGTATCCTTTGTTTTTGGAATAAATAAGTGATTAAAAATAGATGAGGATGAAACTTACTTTTAGAATTAGAAAATAAGATTAATTGGGCAATCGCTCAAAATAGTCAACATAACTGAATACGGTACCTGTTTCGTAAGGTCCAGATGAACCGAGAAATTTTTCGGGATAAGGTTTAACGGCTGAGCAAAAAGTACTGAAAACAGAATTGACAGTCATAGTGTGATCCCATTGACGACGAGACCAACAGTCTACGACAGACTGAAACTCGCAAGGATTTGATAATCCACGCCACACTAGATGTTGCCTCCAGCAGTTTCTGAAGTTTTCTACGCCAGGAGTCAATGGCACAACTTCCAAAAATGCCGAATTTATGGAATCAAAATTGGAGACTAGAAGATTGACAATTATTTcgataaataaaaagttacaCTATGTGAAAATCATTCGTTTGCTTAAAGATTGTCACCTTTATCAAGAAGCGGTATTGCACAAGAAACACCAACTGCTTTCCGACCTTccatggtaatttttttaacaaaatcgGTCATAtgaaaaaagcttttttt
This sequence is a window from Daphnia pulicaria isolate SC F1-1A chromosome 7, SC_F0-13Bv2, whole genome shotgun sequence. Protein-coding genes within it:
- the LOC124348595 gene encoding lisH domain-containing protein ARMC9-like, which codes for MEDYVCCRELAQQLDEHFLKGDGEKFFEVWESLVGKPEESLADPNYDLFLLVDFKLQVYFTVFQTSINNAEKKARKKFSNFLQEKGSVYSKFNELAPYFAIPYIENQNHFLLNEILKDEWVQHLKTQWKDYLEKRITHIHGDDKIRLEQQNRKYFNLKAKFTKLKDDHKSLLDLATRLVAALEESIRGDTKCSLETFENYNQQIMIYSHSLLKTNISEGEQKSSLEVGFQWEARSLRTSTSVETIGSKNSL